In the Longimicrobiaceae bacterium genome, CAGCGTCACGCGAACGGGCGGCGCCGCGCCGGTCTCGAACCAGGGGATGATGGTGAAGCGCTCGCTGGGCTGGCTCCACACCAGCTCCGGCGGGCAGCCGCAGCAGCGCTCCACCCGCGCGAAGGCCTGGACCCGGTAGATGGCGTCGGGGTCGTCGAACCGCCCGCCGCCGGGGTTGATGGCCGCCAGCCGCGCCTGGAGCAGCGTCTTCAGGGCCGAGTGCACCGCCTTCGCCTGCTTGGCGTCCAGCGTCCAACGCGCCCGCAGCGCCTCGCGCCCTACGTCGCGCTTCACCGGCCCGGCGTCCGTCTCGTCCGTCACGGAGATGGGGCTCGACGGCGCCGCGTCCGGGTCCCGCCGGTCCAGCCATTCCGACGCCGTCGTGAGCTCCGCCCCCAGCGGCTTCGGCGCCCAGCCGTCCTTCGCCATCCTCTGCCACTCGTCCAGGTCCACGTCGAGGCGCGCCCGCTTCTCCGCGTGGTCGTGCGCGTCGTCGTACGCCTGCTTCGCCCGCTCGACGCCCGCCTGGTACCACATGGGGATGCGGTCCAGCACCTTGCGGAAGGCCGCGCCCTCCGGCGTGTCGGCGAACGCTCCGGCGCCGGCCAGCGCCTCCATGTAGCCCGCCGTCTCCGTCCCCGCCTCGTAGAACGGCTCCCACGTGCGCGTGCCCGCCTTCAGGAACGGCGGCAGCATCGCCCCCATGGTCGCGTCGTCTATGGGCGGCGGCGGCGGCGGGTCGTCGGTACGCTCGCTGCTGGTGAGCGGCACCATGCCGTAGAGCACCGTACGCCCCGCCGCGGCGCACACGTCCGGCGGCGCGGGGAAGAGCGGCGCCACCGTCTCGGCGAAGCTGTCGTCCTTGAAGCGCAGGGCGATGCGGGCGTCGATCACCGCGTTGCCGGTGCGCTTCTCCGGCGGGCGCTGCGCGGGGTCCGGGTCGCGCTTCCGGCGGCGGTCGTCCAGCTTGATCCATCCCTCGATGCGCTCGCCCTTGTCGCCGCTGCGCATCCACCCGTGCACCTCGGCGTCCACGTCCTTCACGCCCGGCGCGGGCACCACGCGGCGGAGCACGAGCCCCATCCCCAGCATCTTCGCCGGGTCCACGCGCGGGAAGCCCACCTCCTCGCAGAACGCTTCGACCAGCACCACGTGAAAGGTGCGGTGGACGGGCTGGAAGAGGCGCAGCGTGCCGTCCTTCCCGCGCTCCTTCGCCTCGGTGAGCGCCAGCTTCGTGCGGCCCGCCGGCGTGCCCAGCTCCGCCAGGATCGCGGGCACGAACTCCTGGTCGGTGCGCTGCACGATGCGCGGCTTGTCGGCCGGCGTGGGGAGCGCCAGGCCGCGGATCCTGTGGGGGTGCTCGGCCACCGCTACCATACGTTGCCCGCTCCCGGCGTGTAGGTGCTCCCGATCACGGTGGTCGCCTGCAGGATGTCGCACTTGACCATGCCCGAGAAGGTGGACATCGCCGCATCCACCTTCACCATCCCCGCGCTCACCTCGAGCTGGCTGCACGTCATCTTCACCTTCCCGGGGCTGTCCACCGTCACGCCCTTGCTGTCGATGGTCACCGTGGTGCCCGCGGCCTTGATCTCCACCTTGCCGCCGCCCTCGTCGGTGAACGTGCCCGTCACCCCGCCCGGCGTCTCGATGGTGATGGTGGGCGACGACTCCTCGACGATGGCGATGCGGCTGCCGCCCTTGCTCTTGATCGTCCACCGGTCGACCGACGAGCCGGGCAGCGACTCCGGCGGCTTGTTCGCGCCGCTCCACAGGCCGCCGGCCACGATGGGGAAGCGCGGGTCGCCGTTGACGAAGACCACCAGCACCTCGTCGCCCACGTCGGGGATGAAGAAGCCGCCCTTCTCCGCACCTGCGAAGGGAGATGCGACGCGGGCCCACACCGGCGCGTCCTGCTCGCCCACGCCGTCGAAGCCCAGCAGGCGCACCTGCACCCGCGCCAGGCTCTCGGGGTCCTGCACCGAGACCACCTCGGCCAGGTGGCACGCGCCGAACGCCGGCGCCGCGATCCCTCCCCCAAACAGGTCGAAGCCCATCTATCCCTCTCCCAAAAAGGCGCACTCGCCCTCGAAGTCGGTCTGGTAGCCGTCCGTCATGCTGAAGCGGTGGACGGCCCGCACCACCTGGTACGTGTTGCTGAAGCGCGGCCCCAGGCCGGTCAGCTTGACGTGCGTCCCCACGCGGATCTTCGGGTTACCCTCCGCCGTCCCGTCCACGACGACGAACCTCCTCGCCCGCCGGTCGAACGCAGCCTCCGCCAGCGCCGTGGCCTCCGCGTCCGTCGCCACGGTGAGGTGCGACGCGTGCTCCGACCGCGCGCCGATCGCCTCCTGCACCGCATCCTTCCCGCTCTTGCCCGACCCCGGGCCCGCGTTGGCGCCCGTCGTCGTCCCCGTCACCCGCTTGCCGTCCACCGGATGCCAGCCCGCCGTCGTGACCTCCGTCACCTGGTGCGTCAGGTCGGCCAGGACCTTCACCCGGCGGAGTTGGCCGTACATCGCCAGCTCCACCTCGCCGCTGCGGATGTCATTGCGCGGCGCCACCTTGAGGTCGCTTCCGCTCACCTGGAGGTCGCCGTCGTGGCGGGCCAGCATCCGCCGCAGGAAGGCCAGGTCGCTCTCGTTCAGCTGCACCTGCGTGCCCAGGTCGTCCGACAGCCCGGTGACGCTGGGGCTGAGCCCGGCTTTCGATGCGACGTCGCCCGCCAAGCCGGAGATGGTCGCGCTGTCGTGCACCGCCGTCCGCCGGGCCATGCGCGCCTTCTGGAGCGCGTCTTCCGCCAGCACCACCAGCTCCGGCGGGTTGTCGGCAGACCAGCTGGCCTCCAGGCCCGTGACGGTGCCGGTGAAGATCTCCGTCGGCGCCGTCTCGTCGCCCGTCGACAGAGAGAGCGAGGCGCCCAGCTTGAAGAGCCGCCCGTCCTCGAACGCCAGCTCCGCCTCGCCCTGGCCGCGGTTCACCACGTTGGTGAAGCGCGCCTCGAAGGTCGCCAGGCCGCCCTCCGCCTCCGTCATCTCCATGGAGGTGAGGAGGCTGCGCACCATGTCGTCGGCCTGGCCGTTGACCTTGATGGTGGGGCGGGCGCTGTAGACCGCGTGCTCGCTGACGGCCTGCTCAGCCATCGCGCTCCGCCCGCGGACTCGTATCGGGAGATGCGCGGCCGGCCATCACCGGCTGCATGGGGCCGGGGCCCGGGCCCGGATCGCCGGGACCGGCAGGACCGTCGGGGCCGCCGGGCAGGTCGGGGCTCTGCGGGAAGTCGGGGCGGCTGGGCTCGGGCGGGTCCATCGGGCGGAACGGCTCCGGATCCCAGCGCTCCGGGATCGTCTCCGGCTGCTCGCGCTCTGGCGGGTCGCTCGGATCGGCCGGGTCCGCCGGCAGGCCGGGCTCGGACGGGTCGATGCGGTCCAGCCGGACCGTGCGGAGCGAGCGGGCGAGGACGGGCAGTGCGGCAGCGGGCATGGTGCACCTCGAGGTTTCTGGATCCGGAGATGTGCGGCCGGGGATCGTTGTTCCGATCGATGTCCGACCGCGTGCAGCTCCTTGCAGCGCGACAACCTGGCCCTCTCTCGCCGAAGCGCCCCCTCCCGCTCGCTTAGGCTCGCACCCTCCCCCGCAAGCGGGAGAGGGTTGGGGCTCCCCCGCAATCCTTCGGCATCCCCGCAGCTTCGGGGTTAGTCCGCGAGGGCGGACTTCCACAGTCGTTGCCGCGACTTCAGTCACCACGGCTCGAGATCGCCTCGCCCCTCGCGCCCCGATTCGCAACCTCCCGCCGCCGAGGAGGGTTAGCCACCGCACCTAACCTCTTCGCCCGCCAGCAGTTCTCCCCTCTCCCGCTTGCGGGGGAGGGGCCGGGGGAGGGGGCACCTTTCCGCATGCGACCCATCCCCAGACCTGACCCCGATCTCCCGTCAGTCCGCCCTCACGCGCTCGGACCTTCTCGCGGCGCGGCGCAGCTCGTGGACGATCTCGCGGGCGCTGGGCGGGGCGGCGGCCTGCGGGCGGTCCGCCTCGGCTCCGGGCAGCGGCTCCGTCTCGCCGCGCACCTCCGCCACCACCTCGTCGATCACGATGGGCACGGCGTCACCCCTCCCCGAAGCGGATGCGGTCGCCCAGGTTGCCCGACGAGCCCACGTCGGCCTTCAGCGACGCGGCGCTCTCGATGTTCGCGCGCCCGCCCACCCCGAACGTCGCCCCGCGGTCCGTCGCCAGCCCCGTGGTAGGCGGCTTGGGCAGAAGCTTCCGCCCGTCGATCGTCACCTTGGGCTTCGGCGGCGTGCGGAGGCCGGAGAAGGCCGACTGCGACCCCGCGCTCGCCTTGACGGAGATGGCCCCTCCGCCGCCGATCGAGAGCGACGCACCGATCTTCGCACCGGCAGACGCCTTCACCCCCACGCCCACCTTCAGCGACGCCCCGGCCGAGAAGCGGAGCGAGGCCTGGCCGTTCATCGCCCCGATGGCCCGCGCCGCGTTGGGCACCCCCAGCGCGTTGGCGATGGCCGCCGCGCCGCCCTTCCCCGCCGGCGCCGGCACCTGCACCGCCTCGGCCGCCAGCGTGGCGGAGAAGTCCTGCTGCGCCCCCTGCGTCTCGGTGAACACCTTGTTGGGGTCCGTGGCCGAGAGCGTGAGGTTCACCGCGGCCCGCAGCGGCACGCCGTTGGGAGAGAAGAAATCCAGCGTCTCCTTGTAGCCCTCCACCAGCCCCTCGAAGGTGTAGACGCCCCAGGTGAACTTGACCGTGGGAGGCACCCGGCTGGTCGCGTCGGGCTGCATGGTCTTCGCGACCTTCTCGGTGAAGGTGCGCACGTCCTGCCCGTCGCTCGTGGTGTCGAACACCAGGTCCATGGTGAGCTTGCCGGTGCTCTGCGTCTGGAACTGCGTCCCCGCCGTGGTGTTGGCCGACGCCGATCCCTGCTGGCTCGTCTGGTTCGTGATGCTGTACGACAGCGACACCGGGTTGAAGTGGACGTCGAACGTGTCCGCCACGCTCCCGTCGCGCAGCACGTCGAACTTGGCGCGCACGAAGTCCGCGGGCTCGCTCACGGCGCGTCCTTCCCGGCGCGCTTCACCAGCCGCAGGCCCTCGTGCGCCAGGTGCAGCTCCTCGATGCCCACCTCGGTCCCCT is a window encoding:
- a CDS encoding phage baseplate assembly protein V → MGFDLFGGGIAAPAFGACHLAEVVSVQDPESLARVQVRLLGFDGVGEQDAPVWARVASPFAGAEKGGFFIPDVGDEVLVVFVNGDPRFPIVAGGLWSGANKPPESLPGSSVDRWTIKSKGGSRIAIVEESSPTITIETPGGVTGTFTDEGGGKVEIKAAGTTVTIDSKGVTVDSPGKVKMTCSQLEVSAGMVKVDAAMSTFSGMVKCDILQATTVIGSTYTPGAGNVW